From a region of the Macrobrachium nipponense isolate FS-2020 chromosome 3, ASM1510439v2, whole genome shotgun sequence genome:
- the LOC135222374 gene encoding tigger transposable element-derived protein 1-like: protein MSIELKQEIIEKHERGVQVIELAKIYDRSTSTICTILKQKDAIKSATPAKGTTILSQLRTNIHEDMEKLLLVWVKEKELAGDTVTETVICEKAQSIYADLVKKEASTSEEASEEAFKASHGWFNNFKKRTGIHSVVRHGEAASADVKAVNTYIQKFAALVAREGYIPQKVFNCDETGLFWKKMPRRTYITAEEKMMPGHKPMKDRLTLALCANASSDCKVKPLLVYHSENPQAFKTHKILKEKLHVMWHTNARAWVTQQFFTDWVNLVFGPAVKTYLQENKLTMKALLILDNAPAHPPGLEDDILEEFQFIKVLYLPPNTTSILQPMDQQVISNFKKLYTKHLFRRCFEVTENTNLTLREFWKDHYNIVICLRIIDLAWQGVTRRTLNSAWKKLWPDAVAERDFEGFEPETEQEELEEIVSLGKSMGLEVDEGDVNELVEEHEEELSTEELKELQMMQHTKVLKEINTSEEEEELEEVISTGEIKDMLAMWEKLSNFIEKKHQEKVATGRASALFNDTCLSHFRSILKGRLKQSSLDTFLLKRAASESTESAAKKGKSSDN, encoded by the coding sequence ATGTCGATAGAACTAaagcaagaaataatagaaaaacatgagcgtGGCGTACAAGTGATTGAACTCGCAAAGATCTATGACCGTAGTACATCGACAATTTGTACGATAttgaagcagaaggatgccatcaagagTGCTACACcagcaaaaggaaccacaattctTTCCCAGTTAAGGACAAATATCCACGAGGATATGGAGAAGCTTCTGCTTGTGTGGGTGAAAGAGAAGGAGTTGGCAGGAGATACAGTGACGGAGACGGTAATATGCGAGAAGGCACAGAGTATTTATGCCGACTTAGTGAAGAAAGAAGCATCAACTTCTGAAGAGGCATCAGAAGAAGCGTTTAAGGCAAGCCATGGTTGGTttaataattttaagaagagaactggcatccattcagtggtgaggCATGGCGAAGCTGCGAGTGCAGACGTGAAAGCAGTCAATACGTACATCCAAAAGTTCGCTGCGCTTGTTGCGAGGGAAGGCTACATCCCGCAAAAGGTGTTCAACTGCGATGAAACGGGCctattttggaagaaaatgccaCGGAGGACTTACATCACAGCAGAGGAGAAGATGATGCCAggccataaacccatgaaggaccgTCTGACCCTTGCATTATGTGCAAATGCTAGCAGTGATTGTAAAGTGAAGCCACTGCTAGTTTATCATTCGGAAAATCCTCAAGCCTTCAAGACGCACAagatactgaaagaaaaattgcacGTTATGTGGCACACCAATGCTAGGGCATGGGTTACGCAGCAGTTTTTTACTGACTGGGTAAATCTCGTCTTTGGCCCTGCAGTGAAGACGTATCTGCAAGAAAATAAACTCACGATGAAAGCATTGCTCATCCTTGATAATGCTCCAGCCCACCCACCTGGTCTTGAAGATGATATTCTGGAGGAGTTCCAGTTTATCAAAGTtctctacctcccacccaatacgacTTCAATCCTACAGCCGATGGATCAGCAGGTCATTTCCAACTTCAAAAAGCTGTACACGAAGCACTTGTTCCGCCGCTGCTTTGAAGTGACGGAAAACACAAATCTAACCCttcgagagttttggaaagaTCACTACAACATCGTGATCTGTCTACGTATCATTGACTTGGCATGGCAAGGGGTAACAAGACGAACGTTGAACTCTGCATGGAAAAAGTTATGGCCTGATGCTGTTGCAGAAAGAGATTTCGAAGGGTTTGAGCCCGAGACCGAGCAAGAAGAGTTGGAGGAGATTGTATCTCTCGGAAAGTCGATGGGTCTGGAGGTAGATGAGGGTGACGTCAACGAACTTGTCGAAGAACATGAGGAGGAACTCTCAACTGAGGAGTTGAAGGAGCTGCAGATGATGCAACACACGAAGGTTCTGAAAGAGATTAACacgagtgaggaggaggaagagctggAGGAAGTGATTTCTACAGGTGAAATTAAAGACATGCTGGCAATGTGGGAAAAGCtgtcaaatttcattgaaaagaaacacCAAGAAAAAGTGGCAACTGGTCGTGCTTCAGCGctttttaatgacacttgtttgtcACATTTTCGAAGCATTTTAAAAGGCAGGCTAAAGCAAAGTTctttggatacatttttattgaaaagagcTGCGAGTGAAAGTACAGAAAGTGCAGCCAAGAAGGGAAAATCAAGTGAtaattaa